In a single window of the Bradyrhizobium erythrophlei genome:
- a CDS encoding YaiI/YqxD family protein, whose amino-acid sequence MTPILNSTRIYVDADACPVKDEIYRVAARHGLPVSVVAGNFIRVPQDPSIERVAAGSGMDAADDWIAERAGKGDIVVTSDIPLASRCVKAGAEVIGPNGKPFTEQSIGMTLAVRNLMTDLRSSGEVTGGPKSFAPRDRSAFLSALDQTIRRIQRQRAEQSAQNQN is encoded by the coding sequence ATGACGCCCATCTTGAATTCCACCCGCATCTATGTCGACGCCGACGCCTGCCCGGTCAAGGACGAGATCTACCGCGTCGCCGCCCGCCATGGGCTGCCGGTCAGCGTGGTCGCGGGCAATTTCATTCGGGTGCCGCAGGATCCCTCGATCGAGCGCGTCGCCGCCGGTTCCGGGATGGACGCCGCCGACGACTGGATCGCGGAACGCGCGGGAAAAGGCGATATCGTCGTCACCTCCGACATCCCGCTGGCAAGCCGCTGCGTCAAGGCCGGCGCCGAGGTGATCGGGCCGAACGGCAAGCCGTTTACCGAACAATCGATCGGCATGACCCTTGCGGTTCGCAACCTGATGACCGATCTACGCTCGTCGGGCGAAGTGACCGGCGGTCCCAAATCGTTCGCGCCGCGCGACCGCTCCGCGTTCCTGTCCGCGCTCGACCAGACCATCCGCCGCATCCAGCGCCAGCGCGCCGAGCAATCCGCGCAAAACCAGAATTGA